In the genome of Candidatus Bathyarchaeota archaeon, one region contains:
- a CDS encoding DNA-directed RNA polymerase subunit K yields the protein MGSFKETSSHNKIQIGPPKLTRFEKARIVGARALQVAMGAPLLVEPSTLSSPIDIALSELESGMLPMTIRRTLPDGTFQDIPLKWLLQEK from the coding sequence GTGGGGAGTTTTAAGGAGACGTCTTCCCACAATAAAATCCAAATAGGTCCTCCGAAGTTAACACGTTTCGAGAAGGCTCGCATAGTTGGTGCTAGGGCGCTTCAAGTCGCTATGGGTGCCCCCCTCCTTGTAGAGCCTTCCACTCTTTCTAGCCCCATTGATATTGCCCTGAGTGAACTTGAAAGCGGTATGCTTCCCATGACTATTCGCAGAACGTTGCCGGACGGCACGTTTCAAGATATACCGCTTAAATGGCTTCTTCAAGAAAAATAA
- a CDS encoding CBS domain-containing protein encodes MSYSRKNESFRRTLRGDGPVKLKTHASKPREGEIMTIAKRSVITASLTTSVYDVVQIMATEGFRRIPIVDPGTNRLQGIVTSTDMVNYFGGGEKFQIIQQKFKGSFFKAINESIKSIMQSNPPSIETTATIGDAIRLMKQHGVGGLPILDHADRVWAIVTERDMVRIFKSKISGAKIADLMTKNVVTANPRTTIFEAERTMVEKSFRRLPIISDGKIVGIVTAMDVVRFFGSGKVFQHLRSGTMLQVLQTPALEIGVKDLITIMPSADLSEAARIMNEKNIGALLVVDDERLVGIITERDFFKLISE; translated from the coding sequence TTGTCTTATAGCAGAAAAAATGAAAGTTTCAGGCGGACATTGCGGGGAGATGGACCAGTAAAACTGAAGACTCACGCATCTAAGCCACGTGAAGGAGAAATCATGACGATTGCAAAGCGTTCAGTCATCACGGCGTCGCTCACAACGTCTGTCTATGACGTTGTTCAAATTATGGCGACGGAAGGTTTCCGCCGCATACCAATCGTAGATCCCGGAACAAATAGGCTTCAAGGAATAGTTACGAGCACTGATATGGTCAATTATTTTGGCGGAGGCGAAAAATTTCAGATAATCCAACAAAAATTCAAAGGCTCCTTCTTCAAAGCAATAAACGAATCAATTAAGTCCATCATGCAATCAAATCCACCATCAATTGAAACCACTGCCACCATAGGCGACGCAATTAGACTAATGAAGCAACACGGCGTAGGTGGCTTACCCATATTAGACCATGCAGATCGCGTGTGGGCCATAGTTACTGAAAGAGATATGGTAAGGATTTTTAAGAGTAAAATAAGCGGAGCCAAAATTGCTGATTTGATGACAAAAAACGTGGTAACCGCAAATCCTAGAACGACAATATTTGAAGCTGAAAGAACAATGGTAGAGAAGAGCTTCCGCCGCCTACCTATTATTTCTGATGGAAAAATTGTTGGCATAGTGACTGCCATGGATGTGGTTAGGTTCTTTGGTTCGGGCAAAGTATTCCAACATCTACGCTCCGGAACTATGCTTCAAGTCCTTCAAACCCCTGCCTTAGAAATAGGCGTCAAGGACCTGATTACCATTATGCCTAGCGCAGATTTGAGCGAAGCAGCAAGAATCATGAACGAAAAAAATATTGGTGCACTATTAGTCGTTGATGATGAACGGCTGGTTGGTATAATTACAGAACGTGACTTCTTTAAACTCATCAGCGAATAG
- a CDS encoding class I SAM-dependent methyltransferase, translating into MKISFDLAAEIYDKTRGPPEQVMKQLVKTLIDELHGYNTVLDAGVGTGRFSKSLQDNGFEVVGVDIAKKMIDKAVEKDVRDLLQGDVCFLPFRDDSFDVTVCIHILHLISEWKMALQEICRVTQKLMVSIIYVLKNPIRETYNRLLRNYGYESRRLGKGEWELKDLVKPSKSVFVASYTNNADERLAYLSQRAYSSQWEIPEAINKKVVDELKSQFAGKVFPQELRILIWDINDLRAFSNGST; encoded by the coding sequence ATGAAAATATCATTTGACTTGGCGGCAGAAATCTATGACAAAACAAGGGGTCCTCCCGAGCAAGTTATGAAGCAACTTGTCAAAACACTGATCGACGAATTGCACGGCTACAACACAGTTTTGGATGCTGGTGTTGGAACTGGAAGATTTTCTAAGTCTTTACAGGACAACGGATTTGAGGTAGTAGGCGTGGACATCGCCAAGAAGATGATAGACAAGGCGGTGGAAAAAGATGTACGTGATTTGCTTCAAGGTGATGTGTGCTTTCTTCCTTTTAGAGACGACTCTTTCGACGTTACGGTTTGCATACATATTCTTCATCTAATCAGTGAGTGGAAAATGGCTCTACAGGAAATCTGCAGAGTTACTCAAAAACTTATGGTTTCAATAATTTATGTGCTTAAAAACCCGATTAGAGAAACCTATAACCGACTGCTCAGAAACTACGGATATGAAAGCCGTAGACTTGGGAAAGGAGAATGGGAACTGAAAGACTTAGTCAAGCCTTCAAAGTCGGTGTTTGTGGCTTCTTATACTAATAACGCGGATGAGCGCCTTGCTTATTTGAGCCAAAGAGCCTATTCAAGTCAATGGGAAATCCCAGAAGCCATAAACAAGAAAGTTGTGGACGAACTGAAAAGCCAGTTTGCTGGCAAAGTGTTCCCTCAAGAACTGCGCATCTTAATATGGGACATAAATGACCTGAGAGCCTTCTCCAACGGTTCTACCTAG
- a CDS encoding class I SAM-dependent methyltransferase has protein sequence MRKGTYYKEKLSANKLLRCYEIAPPRIKQYLDAEVQFVISNFHGTDLVLELGCGYGRVMKAVSQFVSHIVGNDISKESLELARSYMRSHKNYSVFLMDASQMSFRSCIFDAVFCIQNGISALGVNKKRLIAESVRVTKDDGVILFSSYSPKIWEARVEWFRQQSRVGLIGEIDEEKTCDGTIVCTDGFEATTVSNDQFASLFDESGLNASIIEVDESSIFCNVIKGK, from the coding sequence ATGCGCAAAGGCACTTATTACAAAGAGAAGCTTTCAGCTAATAAGCTTCTTAGATGTTATGAGATAGCTCCTCCAAGGATTAAACAGTATCTTGACGCAGAAGTCCAATTCGTCATTTCTAACTTTCATGGTACAGATTTGGTTCTTGAACTTGGATGTGGTTATGGTAGAGTTATGAAAGCGGTATCACAGTTTGTTTCACATATTGTTGGAAATGATATTTCCAAGGAAAGCTTAGAACTAGCAAGGTCATATATGAGAAGTCACAAAAACTATAGCGTGTTTCTGATGGATGCATCTCAAATGTCATTTCGTTCATGCATTTTTGATGCTGTGTTTTGTATTCAAAACGGCATATCTGCACTTGGGGTCAATAAGAAACGGCTCATCGCCGAATCGGTAAGAGTGACAAAAGACGATGGAGTTATTCTCTTTTCTAGTTATTCTCCAAAAATATGGGAAGCTCGTGTGGAATGGTTTAGACAACAATCACGAGTTGGTCTTATAGGAGAGATAGATGAGGAAAAGACCTGCGACGGAACTATTGTGTGCACGGACGGTTTTGAGGCCACTACTGTAAGCAACGACCAATTCGCCAGTTTGTTTGATGAATCTGGGTTGAATGCGTCTATCATTGAAGTTGACGAATCTAGCATTTTCTGTAATGTTATTAAAGGGAAGTAG
- a CDS encoding TCP-1/cpn60 chaperonin family protein has protein sequence MSVGLSGTPVLILREGSSRSKGREAQHANIMAAKIVAEAVKSSLGPKGMDKMLVDSFGDVTITSDGRTILDEMDIQHPAAKMMVEVAKTQDNEVGDGTTTAVVFSGELLSLAEDLINKSVHPTVIIDGYKKAAEKALETLEKIAIKVDSTNKKFLKKIAMTSMASKLVSESRDYLADLAVDAILSVAEKTGTEYKVDLDDVKIQKKPGESIRGTKLINGIVVDKEIVHSGMPKLVEKAKIALLDTALEIEKTEFDAKINIESPEQMEAFLKQEENMIKAMVNKLAKVGASVVICQKGIDDLAQHFMARKNILAVRRVKKSDMEGLTKATGGKIVSNLDSITKKDLGYAAVVEERKIGDDKMTFIEGCKHPHSVTILIRGGTERIVDEAERSIHDALCVIRDVVKEPRIVAGGGAPELEAGRILKNYAETLPGREQLAVMRFAEALEAIPTTLAENAGLDPIDIISELRARHEKKQTWAGVDVFNGKVGDMNKADVYEPLAVKKQIIKSATEAATMILKIDDIIASGKAKMPAGPPGGPGGMGGMGGMGGMGGMGGMPPGGGEF, from the coding sequence TTGTCAGTAGGACTATCAGGAACTCCTGTTTTAATTCTCCGTGAAGGCTCCTCAAGATCAAAAGGAAGAGAAGCTCAACACGCCAACATTATGGCAGCAAAAATCGTCGCAGAAGCCGTAAAATCCTCACTCGGCCCGAAAGGTATGGACAAAATGCTCGTTGACAGTTTCGGCGACGTCACTATAACAAGCGACGGACGCACAATTTTAGACGAAATGGACATACAACATCCAGCAGCCAAAATGATGGTAGAAGTGGCTAAAACCCAAGACAACGAGGTCGGCGACGGCACAACTACAGCCGTAGTCTTCTCAGGCGAGCTCCTATCACTAGCTGAAGACCTCATCAACAAAAGCGTTCATCCCACCGTTATCATAGACGGATACAAAAAGGCAGCTGAAAAAGCTCTAGAAACACTGGAGAAAATCGCTATCAAAGTAGACTCTACAAACAAGAAATTCCTCAAAAAAATAGCCATGACTTCCATGGCAAGCAAACTCGTATCAGAAAGCCGTGACTATCTTGCGGACTTGGCGGTGGACGCTATTCTTTCCGTGGCAGAAAAAACTGGAACAGAATACAAGGTCGACTTGGACGACGTGAAAATCCAGAAGAAGCCGGGCGAATCCATTAGGGGAACCAAGCTCATCAATGGCATCGTAGTTGACAAAGAAATAGTTCACTCAGGAATGCCAAAACTAGTTGAAAAAGCGAAAATAGCGTTGCTTGACACCGCTTTAGAGATTGAGAAAACTGAATTTGACGCAAAAATCAACATTGAAAGCCCCGAACAAATGGAAGCTTTCCTTAAACAAGAAGAAAACATGATAAAAGCAATGGTGAACAAACTCGCGAAAGTAGGCGCAAGTGTGGTCATTTGCCAAAAGGGCATCGACGACTTAGCCCAACATTTCATGGCGAGAAAGAATATTCTAGCGGTGCGGCGGGTCAAAAAGTCAGACATGGAAGGCTTGACTAAAGCCACTGGTGGAAAAATTGTTAGCAACTTAGATAGCATAACCAAGAAAGACCTTGGCTACGCTGCAGTCGTGGAAGAACGCAAGATAGGCGACGATAAAATGACCTTCATTGAAGGATGCAAGCACCCCCACTCGGTAACAATTCTAATACGCGGCGGAACAGAACGCATCGTAGATGAAGCTGAACGCTCAATACACGACGCCCTCTGCGTCATCAGAGACGTAGTGAAAGAACCAAGAATTGTAGCGGGCGGAGGCGCACCAGAACTTGAAGCAGGAAGAATATTGAAAAACTACGCAGAAACCTTACCTGGAAGAGAGCAACTAGCAGTAATGCGTTTTGCAGAAGCATTAGAAGCAATACCGACGACTTTAGCTGAAAACGCAGGACTAGACCCAATAGATATCATATCTGAGTTAAGGGCACGCCACGAAAAGAAGCAGACATGGGCAGGAGTAGACGTTTTCAACGGCAAAGTAGGCGACATGAACAAAGCAGACGTTTACGAACCCCTCGCCGTAAAGAAGCAAATTATAAAATCCGCAACTGAAGCCGCAACAATGATCTTGAAGATCGACGACATCATCGCATCCGGCAAAGCGAAAATGCCTGCTGGACCTCCGGGCGGTCCTGGAGGCATGGGTGGTATGGGTGGTATGGGTGGTATGGGCGGTATGGGCGGGATGCCTCCTGGCGGTGGGGAGTTTTAA
- a CDS encoding GNAT family N-acetyltransferase, giving the protein MKQIRIQTLTIENYDTIIELWKQVGLPFKPKGRDSKQMMEKQMKAFPEFFIGAFHEEKLVGVVIGSYEGRMKGWINRLAVDPEYKRRGIAQQLINMVEKTLEKYGAAIFCALIETPNEESLKLFQRMGYVTHQDISYVSKRKSKDI; this is encoded by the coding sequence TTGAAACAAATAAGAATCCAAACCTTGACCATCGAAAATTACGACACCATAATTGAGCTTTGGAAGCAAGTAGGCTTACCCTTCAAGCCGAAAGGCAGAGACAGCAAACAAATGATGGAGAAGCAGATGAAAGCTTTTCCAGAGTTCTTCATCGGTGCTTTCCACGAAGAAAAGCTTGTAGGAGTTGTGATCGGCAGCTATGAAGGAAGAATGAAGGGATGGATAAACCGCCTAGCAGTAGACCCTGAATATAAGCGGAGAGGAATCGCTCAGCAGCTCATTAACATGGTAGAGAAAACCCTAGAAAAATATGGCGCCGCAATTTTCTGCGCGTTAATTGAAACGCCAAACGAAGAATCACTCAAACTCTTTCAAAGAATGGGATATGTGACTCATCAAGACATTTCATACGTTTCTAAACGGAAAAGCAAAGACATCTGA
- a CDS encoding CBS domain-containing protein — protein sequence MAEIGLRPRMIVKDVMSSPVITVGESEAVDKVAKFMEVQQLGCIIIIDKDERPLGIITERDLVTRVLAKNKLPSQLIAKDVMTTPLITINPSETLSNAARQMSRLNVRRLGVIYKGNLVGIISSKDILAITPELIETIQEKTRIENGNMEEPLENPPMAGYCDRCTQWSSRLKEMEGEFLCEDCRTDSRGEY from the coding sequence GTGGCAGAAATCGGTTTAAGACCGCGAATGATCGTCAAAGACGTTATGTCTAGCCCCGTCATCACGGTTGGCGAGAGCGAAGCAGTGGACAAAGTAGCAAAGTTTATGGAAGTACAGCAATTAGGCTGCATAATCATAATTGACAAAGATGAAAGGCCCCTGGGAATAATCACAGAAAGAGACCTTGTAACACGAGTTCTAGCCAAAAATAAGCTACCCAGCCAACTCATAGCAAAAGACGTTATGACAACACCTTTGATCACTATTAACCCTAGTGAAACACTCAGCAACGCAGCAAGGCAGATGAGCAGACTTAACGTGCGAAGACTCGGCGTAATTTACAAGGGCAACCTCGTTGGCATCATTTCAAGCAAAGATATTTTAGCCATCACACCAGAGCTCATTGAAACAATTCAAGAGAAGACCCGTATTGAAAACGGAAACATGGAAGAACCCTTAGAAAATCCTCCAATGGCTGGATATTGCGACCGTTGCACACAATGGTCAAGTCGACTGAAGGAAATGGAGGGCGAATTTCTCTGTGAGGACTGCCGCACTGATAGTCGAGGTGAATACTAA
- a CDS encoding Mut7-C RNAse domain-containing protein: MKFITNGMLGKLTRWLRMLGHNVEYANNIEDKLLVEIAKTEKRVLLTRDVELYRQATSQHAEAFLVKGKNEAERLAALSKQFNLKLELNPDASRCPKCNAKIKSVKKDKIFDKIPPSTKTYYKEFWECPKCGKIYWQGAHWKRITETLKEANKMLDG, from the coding sequence TTGAAGTTTATCACAAACGGTATGCTGGGCAAGCTAACACGATGGCTACGCATGCTAGGCCACAATGTAGAATATGCTAATAACATAGAAGATAAATTACTTGTAGAAATTGCAAAAACAGAAAAACGCGTCCTCTTAACACGAGACGTTGAACTATATCGACAAGCAACGAGTCAACATGCAGAAGCTTTTCTCGTCAAAGGAAAAAACGAGGCAGAACGACTCGCAGCTCTCTCAAAACAGTTCAACCTAAAGCTTGAACTCAACCCTGACGCTTCTCGGTGCCCTAAATGCAACGCCAAAATAAAATCTGTTAAGAAAGATAAAATCTTCGACAAAATCCCGCCCTCAACCAAAACTTATTACAAAGAGTTTTGGGAATGCCCAAAATGTGGAAAAATCTATTGGCAAGGAGCCCACTGGAAAAGAATTACTGAAACATTGAAAGAAGCAAATAAAATGCTAGATGGGTAA
- a CDS encoding CBS domain-containing protein: MRTAALIVEVNTKRADYLLVKEIMNHSYPSLYTDELATKARAILRDQNLRVLPIIDDERRLVGTLSRRNIMTITSSVSPMRIKGIMTTPLFVATMEMDALQALREMNRLDKWYVAVVKSSQNKNYVGMLGLENFIVAFLKKDSQKLSRPVLEIMSSELVTCSPEDEIDNVWRRMQDRKLSGYPVVRKRRLVGIITQANMLNSGCFFPAFESKKGRFKKSSKISAVIKTSVFSLKPTSTIREAAELLLEKNIGRLPVVDEKGELVGIVDREDITKLLV, encoded by the coding sequence GTGAGGACTGCCGCACTGATAGTCGAGGTGAATACTAAAAGGGCTGATTACTTGCTCGTTAAAGAAATAATGAACCACAGCTATCCCTCACTCTATACAGACGAGCTCGCAACAAAAGCAAGAGCAATTCTTCGTGACCAAAACCTTAGAGTTCTACCAATAATTGACGATGAAAGGCGCCTGGTGGGCACTCTTTCACGCCGCAACATTATGACGATAACATCATCTGTCTCACCCATGCGCATTAAAGGAATAATGACAACACCACTCTTCGTCGCCACCATGGAAATGGACGCCTTGCAGGCTTTAAGAGAAATGAACCGTCTTGACAAATGGTATGTCGCTGTGGTGAAATCTTCTCAAAATAAAAATTACGTGGGAATGCTGGGACTGGAGAACTTCATAGTTGCCTTTCTGAAAAAAGATTCTCAAAAACTTTCAAGACCCGTCCTTGAAATCATGTCAAGTGAATTGGTAACTTGTTCACCAGAAGACGAAATTGACAATGTCTGGCGCAGAATGCAAGACCGCAAACTTTCAGGTTACCCAGTCGTGAGAAAAAGAAGATTAGTGGGCATCATCACCCAAGCTAACATGCTCAACAGTGGCTGTTTCTTCCCTGCCTTTGAATCAAAGAAAGGCAGATTTAAGAAATCTTCGAAAATCTCTGCGGTCATAAAAACATCTGTGTTTTCGCTTAAGCCCACTTCTACCATAAGAGAAGCTGCTGAACTCCTACTTGAAAAAAACATAGGACGGTTACCCGTTGTTGACGAGAAAGGCGAGCTTGTCGGCATCGTAGATCGAGAGGATATCACAAAATTACTTGTTTGA
- a CDS encoding dihydroorotase family protein, which translates to MTVDLVLYNAKVYCEGEIVDAGIAVEEGKIVKVAKELNLPPASDRIDLNRCLALPGLIDVHVHLRGQLQAFEEDFFTGTAAAIAGGITSVLDMPNNKPVTMDSSSLRERMRVAKRRILANVGFYSAFPENLDEIGKVVREGAMAFKLYLAAQIGGLDINDDEALLRAFNMVSELGVPVAVHAEDNETVENVAKAEQRLGHNDVEAYLKAHTPEVETKAVERILKIAFKSNVQIHFCHISSKKAVSLIYNARKNGLRVSCEVTPHHLLLTSEDLKQQSTMLLTDPPVRSKNIVEELWNTVRNGQVDIIASDHAPHLVTEKKADSVWDVKPGIPGLETSLPLLLTKVNEGQLTLDDLVRLTAEKPAKIFRFNGDGFLKEDYNANITVVDMHRRVKIDASRFCSKAKYSPFHGCQVKGMPVKTFVNGLLVMDEGEIVAEAGVGRVLHRQALR; encoded by the coding sequence TTGACCGTTGACCTTGTTCTTTACAACGCGAAAGTCTACTGTGAAGGCGAAATCGTAGACGCTGGAATTGCGGTTGAAGAAGGCAAGATAGTTAAGGTTGCGAAAGAACTGAATTTGCCCCCTGCTTCTGATAGAATAGACTTGAATAGATGTTTAGCGCTTCCCGGCTTAATTGACGTGCACGTTCATCTCCGTGGTCAACTGCAGGCTTTTGAGGAAGACTTTTTCACTGGAACGGCGGCTGCTATTGCAGGCGGTATCACATCAGTTCTTGATATGCCTAACAACAAGCCAGTAACTATGGATTCATCTTCTCTTAGAGAACGGATGCGAGTGGCTAAGCGTCGCATATTGGCAAATGTAGGTTTCTACTCTGCATTCCCTGAAAATCTAGACGAAATTGGCAAAGTGGTCAGAGAAGGGGCGATGGCTTTCAAGCTTTATCTTGCCGCTCAGATAGGTGGACTTGACATCAATGATGATGAAGCCTTGCTACGCGCCTTCAATATGGTCAGTGAGCTTGGAGTTCCTGTGGCGGTTCATGCCGAAGACAATGAAACGGTGGAGAATGTTGCAAAGGCTGAACAGCGGCTTGGGCATAATGATGTTGAAGCATACCTCAAAGCACACACGCCTGAAGTAGAGACTAAAGCGGTTGAAAGAATCCTTAAAATTGCTTTCAAATCTAATGTGCAAATTCACTTCTGTCACATCAGCTCCAAAAAAGCAGTTAGCCTCATTTATAACGCAAGAAAAAACGGGTTGAGAGTTAGTTGTGAAGTCACGCCGCATCACTTGTTATTGACATCTGAAGACTTGAAACAGCAAAGCACAATGTTGCTTACCGACCCTCCAGTGAGAAGCAAAAACATTGTAGAGGAGCTTTGGAACACAGTAAGAAATGGTCAAGTTGACATTATAGCATCCGACCATGCACCACACCTAGTAACCGAGAAAAAAGCAGATTCTGTCTGGGACGTGAAGCCAGGAATTCCTGGACTTGAAACATCATTGCCGTTGCTTTTAACGAAAGTGAATGAAGGGCAACTTACTTTGGATGATTTGGTCAGGTTGACAGCTGAAAAACCAGCCAAAATATTCCGCTTTAACGGCGACGGGTTTTTAAAGGAAGACTACAACGCCAATATCACAGTTGTTGATATGCATCGACGAGTCAAAATAGATGCGAGCAGGTTTTGTTCGAAGGCAAAATATTCTCCTTTTCATGGTTGCCAGGTGAAGGGCATGCCAGTGAAGACGTTTGTAAATGGACTATTGGTTATGGATGAAGGAGAAATCGTCGCTGAAGCAGGAGTTGGTAGAGTTCTGCACAGGCAAGCTTTGCGATAG